The proteins below come from a single Streptomyces sp. B3I8 genomic window:
- a CDS encoding iron chelate uptake ABC transporter family permease subunit gives MKATHIRAVRTRGGLSLRVDARAVTVVVLLVLVALAASVALIGTGDFPVSATDVVRTLTGHGTRIQEYIVRDLRLPRVLVGLLVGAALGLGGALFQSISRNPLGSPDVLGLGQGATAGALVVIVLFSGSATAVTLGALAGGLVTGFALYLLAWRRGVHGYRLVLVGIGVSAMVTAVNGYLLTKADIVDAARAVVWMTGSLNGRDWTQVWPLLVLCAVLVPLVLVNARGLLMTEMGDDLSYALGVRVERVRMVLMVSAVLLTAGATAAVGPVGFVALTAPQLARRLTRSPGPNLVPAMCMGATLLIVADLVSQRAFGADQLPVGVVTGVLGGAYLLWLLVTERRAGRI, from the coding sequence GTGAAGGCCACACACATCCGGGCGGTGCGCACCCGCGGCGGGCTCTCCCTCAGGGTGGACGCCCGCGCGGTCACCGTCGTCGTCCTGCTGGTGCTCGTCGCGCTCGCCGCGAGCGTCGCGCTGATCGGCACCGGCGATTTCCCGGTCTCCGCCACCGACGTGGTCCGGACGCTGACCGGCCACGGGACGCGGATCCAGGAGTACATCGTCCGCGACCTGCGGCTGCCGCGCGTCCTCGTCGGCCTCCTCGTGGGGGCCGCGCTGGGGCTCGGCGGGGCGCTGTTCCAGTCGATCTCGCGCAATCCGCTCGGCAGTCCGGACGTGCTCGGGCTCGGGCAGGGCGCGACGGCCGGCGCGCTGGTGGTGATCGTGCTGTTCTCCGGCAGCGCCACCGCCGTCACGCTCGGCGCGCTGGCCGGCGGACTGGTCACCGGGTTCGCCCTCTACCTGCTCGCCTGGCGGCGGGGCGTGCACGGCTACCGGCTGGTCCTGGTCGGCATCGGCGTCTCCGCGATGGTCACCGCGGTCAACGGCTATCTGCTCACCAAGGCCGACATCGTCGACGCCGCCCGCGCGGTGGTGTGGATGACCGGGTCCCTCAACGGCCGCGACTGGACGCAGGTGTGGCCGTTGCTCGTGCTGTGTGCGGTCCTCGTGCCGCTCGTCCTCGTCAACGCGCGCGGACTGCTGATGACCGAGATGGGTGACGACCTGTCGTACGCGCTCGGGGTGCGCGTGGAGCGCGTACGGATGGTGCTGATGGTGTCCGCGGTGCTGCTCACCGCCGGTGCCACCGCCGCCGTCGGGCCGGTCGGGTTCGTCGCGCTGACCGCGCCGCAGCTCGCCCGGCGGCTGACCCGCTCGCCCGGGCCCAACCTGGTGCCCGCCATGTGCATGGGCGCCACCCTGCTGATCGTGGCCGACCTGGTCTCGCAGCGGGCCTTCGGCGCCGACCAGCTTCCCGTCGGCGTGGTCACCGGGGTGCTCGGCGGGGCGTATCTGCTGTGGCTGCTGGTCACCGAGCGCAGGGCGGGCCGGATATGA
- a CDS encoding TlyA family RNA methyltransferase, protein MAGVTRRRLDAELVRRKLARSREHASQLIAAGRVTVGKAVATKPATQVEAAAAILVAEDDGDPGYVSRGGHKLAGALDAFVPRGLVVRGRRALDAGASTGGFTDVLLRAGAAHVVAVDVGYGQLAWTLRSDERVTVKDRTNVRELTLEAIDGEPVDLVVGDLSFIPLGLVLPALARCAKPDADLVMMVKPQFEVGKERLGSGGVVRSPELRAEAVRQVAGRAWDIGLGVNGVTASPLPGPSGNVEYFLWLRAGAPAPDPADIDRAVAEGPR, encoded by the coding sequence GTGGCAGGAGTGACACGCCGCCGACTGGACGCCGAACTGGTACGGCGGAAGCTGGCGCGCTCGCGGGAGCACGCGAGCCAGCTCATCGCGGCCGGGCGGGTCACGGTCGGCAAGGCCGTCGCGACCAAACCGGCCACCCAGGTCGAGGCCGCCGCGGCGATCCTCGTGGCCGAGGACGACGGCGACCCCGGCTACGTCTCCCGGGGCGGCCACAAGCTCGCCGGCGCGCTGGACGCGTTCGTCCCGCGCGGGCTCGTCGTACGGGGCCGGCGGGCGCTCGACGCCGGCGCCTCCACCGGCGGCTTCACCGACGTGCTGCTGCGCGCGGGCGCCGCGCACGTGGTCGCCGTGGACGTCGGATACGGACAACTCGCCTGGACTCTGCGGAGCGATGAACGCGTCACCGTCAAGGACCGTACGAACGTACGCGAGTTGACGCTCGAAGCGATCGATGGGGAGCCTGTGGATCTTGTGGTGGGGGACCTGTCCTTCATCCCGCTCGGACTGGTACTGCCCGCCCTGGCGCGGTGCGCGAAGCCGGACGCCGACCTGGTGATGATGGTCAAGCCCCAGTTCGAGGTGGGTAAGGAACGGCTCGGCAGCGGCGGAGTCGTGCGCAGCCCCGAGCTGCGCGCGGAGGCCGTGCGCCAGGTGGCCGGGCGGGCGTGGGACATCGGACTCGGGGTGAACGGGGTGACCGCCAGTCCGCTGCCCGGGCCCTCGGGAAACGTCGAATACT
- a CDS encoding iron ABC transporter permease, whose translation MLVDSVPETRAVSASAPPGRRAAARAVGLLLSLVVLAGVALASIAIGAKELPLDQVWHGLFHDTGTYADVVVDERVWRTLLGLLAGAALGLAGAVLQALTRNPLADPGILGINAGASAAVVTAITYFGVTSLNGYVWFAFFGAAAVGALVWFLGGSRGATPVRLALAGTAISAALYGYLQAVMIMDDAALGRMRFWTVGSLASATHSTIVQVAPFMVVGSLLALGLARPLNAVAMGDDTARALGAHLNRTRALSMLAATMLCGAATAACGPIVFVGLMVPHLVRSFTGPDLRWILPYATVLSPVLLLGADVIGRMVARPAELQVGIVTAILGGPVFIFLVRRRRTTQL comes from the coding sequence CGGGGCGGCGGGCGGCGGCGCGTGCCGTCGGGTTGCTCCTGTCCCTGGTGGTGCTGGCGGGGGTCGCGCTCGCGAGTATCGCGATCGGGGCCAAGGAGCTGCCCCTGGACCAGGTCTGGCACGGGCTGTTCCACGACACGGGCACGTACGCCGACGTGGTCGTCGACGAGCGGGTGTGGCGCACGCTGCTCGGGCTGCTCGCCGGGGCCGCGCTCGGGCTCGCCGGGGCCGTGCTGCAGGCGCTCACCCGGAACCCGCTCGCCGACCCCGGCATCCTCGGCATCAACGCGGGCGCCTCCGCGGCGGTCGTCACCGCCATCACCTATTTCGGCGTCACCTCGCTGAACGGCTACGTGTGGTTCGCCTTCTTCGGGGCCGCCGCGGTCGGCGCCCTGGTGTGGTTCCTCGGCGGCAGCCGGGGCGCCACCCCCGTACGGCTCGCGCTGGCCGGCACCGCGATCAGCGCGGCCCTCTACGGCTACCTCCAGGCCGTCATGATCATGGACGACGCGGCGCTGGGCAGGATGCGGTTCTGGACGGTCGGCTCGCTGGCCTCCGCGACGCATTCCACGATCGTCCAGGTCGCCCCGTTCATGGTGGTGGGCAGCCTGCTCGCGCTGGGGCTGGCCCGGCCGCTGAACGCGGTGGCCATGGGCGACGACACCGCCCGCGCGCTCGGCGCCCACCTCAACCGCACCCGCGCGCTGTCCATGCTCGCCGCCACCATGCTGTGCGGCGCGGCCACCGCCGCCTGCGGCCCCATCGTGTTCGTCGGGCTGATGGTCCCGCACCTCGTACGGTCCTTCACCGGCCCGGATCTGCGCTGGATCCTGCCGTACGCGACCGTGCTGTCCCCGGTGCTGCTCCTCGGCGCCGACGTGATCGGGCGGATGGTCGCCCGGCCCGCCGAACTGCAGGTCGGCATCGTCACCGCGATCCTCGGCGGTCCGGTGTTCATCTTCCTCGTCCGGCGCAGGAGGACGACACAACTGTGA
- a CDS encoding ABC transporter ATP-binding protein, translating into MSGPANEHSRPGEPEHPAPRHRNVRRSTVNRLSADNVTLAYDQRVIAERLSVEIPDNSFTVIVGPNACGKSTLLRALSRMLRPNEGRVLLDGQVIQSMPAKKVARTLGLLPQSSIAPDGITVGDLVGRGRYPHQGLLRQWSAEDERVVRESMARTGIGDLADRYVDELSGGQRQRVWIAMALAQQTPLLLLDEPTTYLDIQHQIDVLDLCADLHEEQGRTLVAVLHDLNHAARYATHLVALREGRVVAEGAPKEIVTAELVEEVFGLRCQVVDDPETGTPLVVPAARRARARGTADKADKTPETAGAGARGGAEVSESATGAS; encoded by the coding sequence ATGAGCGGCCCGGCGAACGAGCACTCGCGGCCCGGCGAACCAGAACACCCGGCCCCGCGGCACCGGAACGTCCGAAGGAGCACCGTGAACCGCCTGTCCGCCGACAACGTCACCCTCGCCTACGACCAGCGCGTGATCGCCGAGCGGCTGTCGGTGGAGATACCCGACAACTCGTTCACCGTGATCGTCGGCCCCAACGCCTGCGGCAAGTCCACGCTGCTGCGCGCGCTGTCGCGGATGCTGCGGCCGAACGAGGGCCGGGTGCTGCTGGACGGGCAGGTCATCCAGTCGATGCCGGCGAAGAAGGTCGCCCGCACCCTCGGACTGCTGCCGCAGTCGTCGATCGCGCCGGACGGCATCACCGTCGGCGACCTGGTCGGTCGCGGCCGCTACCCGCACCAGGGACTGCTGCGGCAGTGGTCGGCCGAGGACGAGCGGGTGGTACGGGAGTCGATGGCGCGCACCGGGATCGGCGACCTCGCCGACCGCTACGTCGACGAACTGTCCGGCGGGCAGCGGCAGCGGGTGTGGATCGCCATGGCGCTCGCCCAGCAGACCCCGCTGCTGCTCCTCGACGAGCCGACCACCTACCTCGACATCCAGCACCAGATCGACGTCCTCGACCTCTGCGCCGACCTGCACGAGGAGCAGGGGCGCACGCTCGTCGCCGTCCTGCACGACCTCAACCACGCGGCCCGCTACGCCACCCATCTCGTGGCGCTGCGGGAGGGGCGGGTGGTGGCCGAGGGAGCGCCCAAGGAGATCGTCACGGCCGAGCTGGTCGAGGAGGTCTTCGGGCTGCGCTGCCAGGTCGTCGACGACCCGGAGACGGGGACCCCACTGGTGGTGCCGGCCGCCCGCAGGGCCCGCGCACGCGGGACGGCGGACAAGGCGGACAAGACGCCGGAGACGGCCGGTGCCGGGGCCCGCGGAGGGGCCGAGGTCTCCGAGTCGGCTACAGGAGCTTCCTGA
- a CDS encoding sterol-binding protein, with protein MATIEECRRALDRFSETLARAEGDAAAAAALDRSLSCRITDLDVTFVGRLRGGRVEVRDTVRGLPPERAEIRLAMTGEDLVSLVDGELHFARAWGSGRVRLEAGLRDLFRLRKLL; from the coding sequence ATGGCGACGATCGAGGAGTGCCGCAGGGCACTGGACAGGTTCTCCGAGACCCTCGCGCGCGCCGAGGGGGACGCGGCGGCGGCCGCCGCCCTGGACCGTTCGCTGAGCTGCCGCATCACCGACCTGGACGTCACCTTCGTCGGCCGGCTGCGGGGCGGCCGGGTCGAGGTGCGCGACACCGTGCGCGGGCTGCCGCCCGAGAGGGCCGAGATACGGCTGGCCATGACCGGGGAGGACCTGGTGTCCCTGGTCGACGGCGAGCTGCACTTCGCCCGGGCCTGGGGCTCGGGCCGGGTGCGGCTGGAGGCGGGGCTGCGGGACCTGTTCCGGCTCAGGAAGCTCCTGTAG